From Pedobacter indicus, a single genomic window includes:
- a CDS encoding AI-2E family transporter codes for MKSLNAKVNQFLLFWILLVVVMIYGQAILIPITFAALLAMLMVPVIDFFDKRGWKRVFSTIVVIVILLAFIVMIMMVLVGQISSLKSELPRIEERANELINYLHDYIYAIFDYSVESQKEYLKSQVKTLGESSAGYFTTLLTGVTGVIVQIIITLVVTFLLLYDKEKYRAFFFQVLKMEDRGERHEMLNQITKVSQQYLLGRIISMSILFVLYYIALVAIGVENALLLAGAAAIVNIIPYVGPILAAVFPVIMALVTFDTFEPAIWVIIIFSIIQGIDNYFVTPFFMGGEVRLSALATILIIICGGFVWGIPGMILFVPLLSMAKIIFDHVDSLKPYGKLIGTPEGETPSKRFHNWLRGKLKR; via the coding sequence ATGAAAAGCCTCAACGCTAAGGTTAACCAATTTCTTCTGTTTTGGATATTATTGGTCGTCGTTATGATTTACGGCCAAGCCATCCTCATTCCTATCACATTTGCTGCTCTGCTCGCTATGCTCATGGTTCCGGTAATTGATTTCTTTGACAAAAGAGGGTGGAAACGGGTTTTTTCGACGATTGTGGTCATTGTTATACTTCTGGCGTTTATCGTGATGATTATGATGGTTCTGGTGGGGCAGATATCGAGCTTAAAAAGCGAACTGCCGAGAATAGAAGAACGAGCAAACGAATTGATTAATTATCTGCACGATTACATATATGCGATATTTGATTACTCGGTTGAATCCCAAAAGGAATATCTGAAGTCGCAGGTGAAGACCTTGGGCGAATCTTCTGCCGGCTATTTTACTACATTACTGACGGGGGTTACGGGTGTAATCGTACAAATTATAATTACGCTTGTAGTTACATTCTTGCTCTTGTATGATAAAGAGAAATACCGTGCTTTCTTTTTTCAGGTGTTGAAGATGGAAGACCGGGGTGAACGGCATGAAATGCTGAACCAGATAACAAAAGTTTCACAGCAGTATTTGTTGGGTCGTATCATATCTATGAGTATTTTGTTTGTACTCTACTACATCGCACTGGTAGCCATCGGTGTGGAAAATGCTTTGCTCTTGGCAGGTGCTGCTGCTATAGTCAACATCATCCCTTATGTCGGGCCGATTCTCGCTGCGGTATTTCCGGTGATCATGGCGTTGGTTACCTTCGATACTTTTGAACCAGCTATCTGGGTGATTATCATTTTTAGTATTATTCAGGGTATTGATAATTATTTTGTCACGCCCTTTTTCATGGGCGGAGAGGTACGATTGAGCGCATTGGCAACGATCTTGATTATTATCTGTGGTGGGTTTGTATGGGGCATACCTGGGATGATCTTATTTGTGCCCCTATTGAGTATGGCGAAGATTATCTTTGACCACGTCGATTCTCTTAAGCCCTATGGAAAACTCATTGGTACCCCAGAGGGGGAAACTCCGTCGAAGCGATTTCATAATTGGCTGCGGGGAAAATTAAAACGTTGA
- a CDS encoding SusD/RagB family nutrient-binding outer membrane lipoprotein — protein sequence MKKILNLLLIGFVVVASSSCKKFLDINENPNDALTATPELILPQAITATANQMYNYNIYGGQTVGYYANGGGVSGWGSIITYNYTTTDFQVLWNTTYDILNDFEYVLKDTEQEGNEQYAYYNAIAKIMKAYNFQLLVDTYNDAPYSEAFQGNEALAVGYDDAPTIYKNITDLVDQAFNTIVEADDDLVLQVGEAQDPMFGGDMLSWAQFAQSLKLKLIIRGGDKVSFSNKTFDESIGFLEDDAIVNPGYAKIDDKQNRLWNNWAYNAAGTRQTRGGQFIPTPYVLGFYSGDKISDNARGTAVYKAFSNGSAPTNQLGYEGSDAKRGENPNSWFKGTSSTSYSELGIFKGYDAGQPLMLAAEVYLNKAEAVLKGIISGDAKEDFENGIIASFAYLYKDAAGSIPSSRDYVGDAEAYFTTNSNNPLVNFSGSNEQKLEAIITQKYIAYNMIMGHEAWNDYRRTGYPKTVANPQGNAVNSMVSLVSQASTPDRLPTRLLYPESEFKYNSSNVITVDPNKDKIFWAK from the coding sequence ATGAAAAAGATATTAAATTTATTATTGATAGGTTTTGTTGTTGTCGCCAGTTCTTCTTGTAAGAAGTTTCTGGACATCAACGAAAACCCCAATGATGCTCTCACTGCGACTCCAGAGCTGATTTTACCGCAAGCGATCACTGCCACCGCTAACCAGATGTATAATTACAATATATATGGTGGTCAAACAGTAGGCTACTATGCAAATGGTGGAGGTGTGAGCGGTTGGGGTTCCATTATAACATATAATTATACGACTACTGATTTTCAGGTTCTTTGGAATACCACATACGATATCCTTAATGACTTTGAATACGTTCTTAAGGATACTGAGCAAGAAGGAAATGAGCAATATGCATACTACAATGCAATTGCAAAAATAATGAAAGCATATAACTTTCAATTATTGGTAGATACCTATAACGACGCTCCGTATTCAGAAGCTTTTCAAGGAAATGAAGCACTAGCTGTTGGGTATGATGATGCGCCTACTATTTATAAGAATATAACTGATTTGGTAGACCAGGCTTTCAATACCATTGTAGAAGCTGATGACGATCTTGTTCTGCAAGTGGGTGAAGCTCAGGATCCCATGTTTGGTGGAGATATGTTAAGTTGGGCTCAATTTGCTCAATCTTTGAAATTGAAGCTAATTATACGAGGTGGAGACAAGGTCTCTTTTTCAAATAAGACCTTCGACGAATCAATCGGTTTCTTAGAAGACGACGCGATAGTAAATCCGGGTTATGCGAAAATCGATGACAAACAGAATAGGTTGTGGAATAACTGGGCATATAATGCAGCTGGTACAAGACAGACTAGGGGAGGACAATTTATTCCTACTCCTTACGTACTAGGATTCTATAGTGGCGATAAGATTTCTGATAATGCACGTGGAACTGCGGTATATAAAGCATTCTCAAATGGGTCAGCGCCTACGAACCAACTCGGTTATGAGGGATCCGATGCAAAAAGAGGTGAAAATCCGAATTCTTGGTTTAAAGGGACAAGTTCTACAAGTTATAGTGAACTGGGCATCTTTAAAGGATACGATGCTGGACAACCATTGATGTTAGCTGCTGAGGTTTATTTAAACAAAGCGGAAGCGGTTCTCAAGGGAATTATTTCTGGCGATGCAAAAGAAGATTTTGAAAATGGTATCATCGCTTCTTTCGCATACCTTTACAAAGACGCTGCTGGATCTATTCCCTCAAGCAGGGATTATGTTGGAGATGCGGAAGCTTATTTTACAACAAACAGTAATAATCCATTAGTTAACTTTTCTGGATCCAATGAGCAAAAGCTCGAAGCAATTATTACGCAAAAGTACATTGCTTATAATATGATTATGGGTCACGAGGCGTGGAATGATTACAGAAGGACAGGATATCCAAAAACGGTTGCAAATCCTCAGGGGAATGCGGTGAACTCCATGGTTTCTTTGGTTTCTCAAGCATCAACTCCTGATCGTCTTCCAACCAGACTTTTATATCCAGAATCTGAATTTAAGTACAATAGCAGTAATGTTATTACAGTCGATCCAAACAAGGATAAGATTTTTTGGGCTAAATAG
- a CDS encoding RagB/SusD family nutrient uptake outer membrane protein: MKKYFKMAFVTALALGASSCGKDFLDEKPSQYLSPGQIADATELDPGLAQANIDGVYALMYKVGTGGTNLDHDDFGQKAYDIYSDMIVSDMALGSLTYGWYRDVARLSATTDYTDTDAYKPWRYYYQIGLAANATIELLGGPDAELEGNNVFIMGQAKAMRAYAYFYLAQFYSSGYGTGSEKILPIYRDTQVPNQPKSTSAEVYEFIIENLEQAIVHLEGFNRSASAKNQINQDVAKGLLAYALTARGSAEDLQRVVTLTDEIINSNAYPLTTRSQTVAQFRTPLTATSELLNPESGFNDVNTPSWMWGVDLTLDSDLDLVSWWGQVDLFTYSYAYVGDAKIIDDGLYDAIREDDIRKNQFVDVDGDGKLWPINKFYWSGRTKYLAGDEFGGQRYIITDYVYMRVEEMYLLNAEAKAKLGQDGPARERLKDILKLRVDDYNYVDALSGEALQDEIYLQTRIEMWGEGKAYLAMKRNKATVKRGSNHLEHAGQSFPYNADELTFDIPQAEVLNNPFLNQ; the protein is encoded by the coding sequence ATGAAAAAATATTTCAAAATGGCGTTCGTTACTGCACTCGCTCTTGGCGCGAGCAGTTGTGGAAAGGATTTTTTAGACGAAAAGCCATCACAGTACTTGTCACCGGGACAAATTGCCGATGCTACGGAATTGGATCCGGGATTAGCTCAAGCTAATATAGACGGTGTTTATGCATTGATGTACAAAGTTGGTACCGGAGGTACGAACCTTGATCACGATGATTTCGGACAAAAAGCGTATGATATCTATAGCGATATGATCGTTTCCGATATGGCTCTGGGTTCATTAACTTATGGATGGTACCGAGATGTGGCTCGGTTGAGTGCTACTACAGATTATACGGATACAGATGCTTACAAGCCGTGGCGCTATTATTACCAGATTGGTTTAGCTGCAAACGCGACAATCGAATTGTTGGGTGGCCCTGATGCTGAATTAGAAGGTAATAACGTCTTTATTATGGGTCAGGCTAAAGCTATGAGAGCTTATGCATATTTTTACTTGGCTCAGTTTTATTCTTCGGGATATGGAACTGGATCAGAAAAGATTTTACCGATATACAGAGATACGCAAGTTCCCAACCAACCTAAAAGTACGTCTGCAGAAGTTTATGAGTTTATCATAGAAAACCTTGAACAGGCAATTGTACACTTGGAAGGATTCAATAGATCAGCCAGCGCTAAGAATCAAATTAATCAAGATGTAGCGAAGGGTCTTCTTGCTTACGCTTTGACAGCTCGGGGCTCAGCGGAAGATTTGCAGCGAGTAGTTACATTGACTGATGAGATTATTAACAGCAATGCTTATCCGTTGACGACTAGAAGCCAAACGGTTGCTCAGTTCAGAACACCTCTTACTGCAACTTCTGAGTTGCTTAATCCTGAGTCTGGCTTCAATGATGTGAACACACCAAGCTGGATGTGGGGGGTTGACCTTACGTTGGACAGTGATCTTGACTTAGTTTCGTGGTGGGGACAAGTGGATCTATTTACATATAGTTATGCCTATGTTGGTGATGCTAAAATAATTGATGACGGTTTATATGACGCGATCCGTGAAGACGATATACGTAAAAATCAATTCGTGGATGTTGATGGGGACGGTAAACTTTGGCCTATTAACAAGTTTTACTGGTCGGGTCGAACTAAATACTTAGCTGGCGATGAATTCGGTGGTCAGAGATACATTATTACCGACTATGTTTACATGCGTGTTGAGGAAATGTATTTGCTGAACGCAGAAGCAAAAGCTAAACTTGGTCAAGACGGACCAGCAAGAGAAAGATTAAAAGATATCTTGAAGTTGCGGGTAGACGATTACAACTATGTTGATGCTTTAAGTGGTGAAGCTTTGCAAGATGAAATTTACTTGCAAACCAGGATTGAAATGTGGGGTGAAGGGAAAGCTTATTTAGCGATGAAAAGAAATAAGGCCACGGTTAAAAGAGGGTCAAATCACCTTGAACACGCAGGTCAGTCATTTCCGTACAATGCTGATGAGTTAACTTTCGACATTCCTCAAGCAGAAGTGTTGAATAACCCATTCTTAAATCAATAA
- a CDS encoding SusC/RagA family TonB-linked outer membrane protein: MKQKLLSILMLCTLLVGVAFAQNKTITGRVTSSDNGETLPGVSVVVPGTTVGTQTDVNGAFTLQIPTDATTLEFSYIGFLPQTVTIGTNTTFDISLVADATQLGEVVVVGYSTTTQGAFTGSATVVSSEDLDRKNTSDISKALSGEVAGLQVVNGSGQPGRSATIRIRGLGSVNGNRDPLYVIDGVPMDGGNTSTSPLTSFSPLTSINPADIESTTVLKDAAATAIYGARGANGVILITTRSGKGKPSFVEVDAQIGSNMSLLPRYDIITSPEQYIGLSWEGMYNYADGRVDDPTAYANANLFGSGGINAKYNMWNVANGGELIDPATRTVRSGVTRRYDPESWKDHAFQSSNRTEMNVKFGGSNDRTNYYSSLGYLDDKGYSINSDYQRLSARLNLFHEVKPWLDASMNFGYSRSETNNGGQSQDSGSVFWFVDNIPSIYPLFEKDADGNDIPEPIFGGSTYDYGTGRRFGGLTNSIADAHYNTNRHNRNDLNGNVALNFKILEGLTFENRLGVQYYNNKYVDLTNKFYGSAVSQNGSLYQQRSEMTSYNLLNLLRYRKRFGEHNFEALAAHEATDWSRNILTVSGYNLVDPDLEEFSNTVVSNPIGSYTNRYKLESYFAQVTYDYDNTYFLSASARRDGSSRFVKDKWGNFGSIGAAWLISNEEFMQDQNVFNSLKLKASYGLIGEQAGIGYYPGYDLYSIDNLNDNPAFSFFSKGNEDLTWETSKMFQTGIEFDLGQYLSGSIDYYIKNTTDLIFDRRVGPSIGYALIKVNGGSLRNQGLEFNLTSRVLEQDDYYLNLSVNGELFKNKLTSMPIEPATGLEKDLDIQGLYGWATGHSVYDFYMREWAGVDPEDGVGMWNAYYIDNNGNGAADAGEYIASLAQYLNENPDQASAVQKTTTKTYANATQTFVGKSAIPKIRGAFNLSAGYKNFDLTVQMLYSFGGYAYDGAYARLMSNDLIGGNNWNTDILNRWQNPGDITDVPRISNNRDANVGSSSTRFLTKANYLTLNNVRLGYNLPSNLLSNLGIAGATIWVSGDNLWAHSERQGFYTFTSEAGSSDMYRYSPLSTISAGLRVRF, from the coding sequence ATGAAACAAAAATTACTTAGCATTCTTATGCTTTGTACTTTGCTGGTAGGAGTGGCATTCGCACAGAATAAAACAATTACGGGTAGAGTAACTTCATCAGACAATGGCGAGACGCTTCCAGGTGTTTCTGTTGTTGTCCCAGGAACGACTGTCGGTACACAAACTGACGTCAACGGCGCGTTTACGTTGCAGATTCCAACAGACGCAACTACTCTTGAATTTTCTTATATTGGATTCTTGCCACAGACTGTTACAATTGGTACGAATACAACATTCGATATAAGTCTAGTCGCTGATGCGACACAACTGGGAGAGGTTGTGGTTGTAGGTTATAGTACGACAACTCAAGGGGCTTTCACAGGTTCTGCAACCGTGGTGTCAAGTGAGGATCTGGATCGTAAGAATACTTCCGACATCTCAAAGGCATTATCAGGAGAGGTTGCTGGTTTACAGGTGGTTAACGGGAGTGGGCAACCAGGGCGATCTGCTACGATTCGTATCCGGGGGCTTGGTTCAGTTAACGGTAACCGCGATCCTTTATATGTGATTGATGGTGTGCCGATGGATGGAGGGAATACATCTACAAGTCCTTTAACATCGTTCAGCCCATTAACTTCAATTAATCCAGCTGATATTGAGTCGACTACAGTATTGAAAGATGCTGCTGCAACTGCGATTTACGGTGCAAGGGGAGCAAATGGTGTTATTCTAATTACCACCAGAAGTGGTAAAGGTAAGCCTTCATTTGTTGAAGTTGACGCACAGATAGGTTCAAATATGTCTTTGTTGCCACGTTATGACATAATTACTTCTCCGGAACAATATATTGGTTTGAGCTGGGAAGGTATGTACAATTATGCTGACGGTAGAGTTGATGATCCAACTGCTTATGCGAATGCCAATCTGTTCGGATCAGGCGGTATTAACGCTAAATATAATATGTGGAATGTGGCGAATGGTGGTGAGTTGATTGACCCAGCTACAAGAACGGTTAGAAGCGGTGTTACCAGGAGATATGATCCTGAAAGCTGGAAAGATCATGCTTTCCAATCATCAAACCGTACGGAAATGAACGTAAAGTTTGGAGGTTCTAATGACCGGACAAATTATTATTCTTCTCTTGGATACCTTGATGATAAAGGATATTCTATCAATTCAGATTACCAACGTTTATCTGCTCGTTTGAATTTGTTCCACGAAGTAAAACCTTGGTTAGATGCTTCAATGAACTTTGGTTATTCAAGAAGTGAAACTAACAATGGGGGACAGTCTCAAGATTCAGGAAGTGTATTCTGGTTTGTAGATAATATTCCATCGATTTATCCTTTGTTTGAGAAAGATGCTGATGGTAATGATATCCCTGAACCTATTTTCGGTGGGTCGACGTATGACTATGGTACAGGAAGAAGATTTGGTGGTTTGACGAACTCAATTGCTGATGCTCATTATAATACAAACAGACATAACCGGAATGACTTGAATGGTAATGTAGCCTTGAACTTTAAAATTCTTGAAGGCTTAACTTTTGAGAATAGATTGGGTGTTCAATATTATAACAATAAATATGTTGACCTGACAAATAAGTTTTACGGTTCAGCAGTTTCGCAAAATGGTAGTCTTTATCAGCAAAGAAGCGAAATGACTTCCTATAACCTATTAAACTTATTGAGATATAGAAAAAGATTTGGCGAGCATAACTTCGAAGCTTTAGCAGCGCATGAAGCAACGGATTGGAGCCGTAATATCTTGACTGTATCGGGATATAATTTGGTAGATCCTGATCTTGAAGAGTTTAGTAATACGGTAGTTTCTAACCCGATCGGGTCTTATACGAACAGATATAAACTGGAAAGTTATTTTGCTCAGGTTACCTACGATTATGATAATACATATTTTCTTTCTGCGAGCGCAAGACGTGATGGTTCTTCGCGGTTCGTAAAAGATAAATGGGGTAATTTTGGATCGATCGGTGCTGCATGGTTAATTTCGAACGAGGAGTTCATGCAGGATCAAAATGTGTTTAACTCATTGAAGTTGAAAGCTAGTTACGGTTTAATTGGAGAGCAAGCGGGTATCGGCTACTATCCTGGATATGACTTATATAGCATTGATAACTTAAATGACAATCCGGCTTTCTCTTTCTTCAGTAAAGGGAATGAGGATCTAACCTGGGAAACTTCTAAAATGTTCCAAACAGGTATTGAGTTTGACCTAGGTCAATATTTATCAGGTTCGATTGACTATTATATCAAAAATACAACTGATCTGATTTTTGACAGAAGAGTTGGTCCTTCAATTGGTTATGCCTTAATAAAAGTTAATGGCGGATCATTGAGAAATCAAGGCTTAGAATTTAACCTGACAAGCCGCGTATTGGAACAAGATGATTACTATTTAAATCTAAGCGTAAATGGAGAGTTGTTTAAAAACAAACTAACTAGTATGCCTATTGAACCTGCTACAGGATTAGAAAAAGATTTAGATATTCAGGGTTTATACGGATGGGCAACTGGTCACTCTGTATATGATTTCTATATGCGTGAGTGGGCTGGGGTTGATCCGGAGGATGGTGTAGGTATGTGGAATGCATATTACATAGATAACAATGGCAATGGAGCTGCAGATGCGGGCGAATACATTGCATCATTGGCTCAGTACTTAAATGAAAACCCTGATCAAGCAAGTGCAGTACAGAAAACGACGACAAAAACCTATGCGAATGCAACACAGACTTTTGTTGGGAAATCGGCTATTCCGAAGATAAGAGGTGCATTTAATTTGTCAGCTGGATACAAAAATTTTGATCTGACTGTACAAATGCTATATAGCTTTGGCGGTTATGCATATGATGGAGCTTATGCACGTTTAATGAGTAATGACCTAATTGGCGGAAATAACTGGAACACGGATATTTTGAATAGATGGCAAAATCCTGGTGATATAACTGATGTTCCTCGTATTTCAAACAACAGAGACGCTAACGTCGGATCGTCATCGACACGTTTCCTTACGAAAGCGAATTATTTGACTCTGAATAACGTTCGGTTAGGATATAACCTCCCATCGAATTTATTGAGTAATCTTGGTATAGCAGGAGCAACTATATGGGTGTCTGGAGACAACTTATGGGCTCACTCAGAACGTCAGGGTTTTTATACATTCACGTCAGAAGCAGGAAGCTCGGACATGTATAGATATTCCCCATTGTCGACGATTTCGGCTGGACTTAGAGTTAGGTTTTAA
- a CDS encoding DUF1735 domain-containing protein: MKKIIYVIALLLTVGFSSCLKDDAIVGPEAPGYIPNVIELYNIAPVTSPETGSTYPRWTLAFDPQEEVELDLVVSYSGAETAPNDITVKIVVDPSIASTYNADNDSEYEVIPAEWIEIANGGTAVIKQGEKRVTIPVKIKLGLFDLSTDYGLPIRIESATHGEISGNFGAGLYAVSPKSILDGTYTNTFQSSAGSGENEQTFSTVTPLVVTAPFIGIYSNVTTVTLDPENPTQVISVAVSGLGESSVAAGTLDPAKNYYDEATETLYLDYDLPPSAHWGVQKLVKKH, encoded by the coding sequence ATGAAAAAAATTATATATGTAATTGCGCTCCTTTTGACAGTCGGTTTCTCGTCTTGTCTTAAAGACGACGCTATCGTTGGACCAGAAGCGCCCGGATATATTCCGAATGTAATCGAGTTGTATAATATTGCTCCTGTCACTTCTCCTGAGACCGGTTCTACTTACCCCAGATGGACACTTGCCTTCGATCCACAAGAGGAAGTAGAACTAGATTTAGTGGTTAGCTACTCAGGTGCAGAGACCGCGCCAAATGATATAACTGTCAAGATTGTGGTTGATCCTTCAATCGCTTCAACTTATAACGCTGACAATGATAGTGAATACGAAGTTATTCCTGCAGAATGGATAGAGATAGCAAATGGCGGCACTGCTGTTATCAAACAGGGCGAAAAGAGAGTTACTATTCCAGTTAAAATTAAACTGGGCTTATTTGACTTAAGTACCGATTATGGTTTGCCAATCAGAATTGAGTCAGCAACGCACGGCGAAATCAGTGGTAATTTCGGGGCTGGTTTATACGCAGTTTCGCCAAAATCAATTTTGGACGGTACTTATACGAATACATTTCAGTCATCCGCGGGGTCTGGGGAAAATGAACAAACTTTCTCGACTGTAACTCCCCTTGTTGTTACAGCTCCCTTTATTGGCATCTACAGCAACGTGACTACGGTTACTTTAGATCCAGAGAACCCTACTCAAGTTATTAGTGTGGCCGTTTCCGGACTTGGTGAATCTTCAGTTGCAGCAGGCACTCTAGATCCGGCGAAAAACTATTATGACGAGGCAACAGAAACACTTTATTTGGATTACGATCTGCCTCCAAGCGCACATTGGGGTGTGCAAAAATTAGTAAAGAAGCATTAG
- a CDS encoding glycoside hydrolase family 10 protein, with protein MKLAYQPARYFVLLLLVILFEACSSSKIVVDPSAKKDVDDKLLHHGPIDVPREFRAAWVATVANINWPSKPGLSVEEQQKEAIALLDSLERLNFNAVVFQVRPQADALYASELEPWSYYLTGEQGKAPAPFYDPLEFWIREAHARGMELHAWLNPYRAHHTSGGKAPGASSIIHKMPESVVRLEQGYWWFDPALESTQEHSLAVVKDIVSRYDVDGIHFDDYFYPYESYNGGKDFPDDVSWVAYQKSGGKLSRADWRRQSVNEFIQKVYAGIKEVKEDVKFGLSPFGIWRPGYPSSIAGMDQYNTLYADAKLWLNEGWVDYFSPQLYWPINRIAQSFPVLLNWWQEQNTHQRHLWPGINVAAGGRGEDGADEVENQIMISRGITGESPGVVHWSVGPLLRNDSLKARLARGVYKNQALVPVTDWLSAGSLKKPDASVEKATDYITVKWDAPEKGKSFQTIVYYQYGSGWEYQVMGEKFTSLRLERKQASGDLTAVQLAYVDKNGRIGELSTLEL; from the coding sequence ATGAAACTCGCTTATCAACCCGCACGATATTTCGTTTTATTATTACTGGTAATCCTTTTTGAAGCTTGTTCTTCGTCTAAAATTGTTGTAGACCCTTCTGCTAAAAAGGATGTAGATGATAAACTACTGCACCACGGACCAATAGATGTTCCGAGGGAATTTAGGGCTGCATGGGTAGCGACGGTTGCTAATATTAATTGGCCGAGTAAGCCGGGCTTGTCGGTTGAGGAACAACAAAAGGAAGCTATCGCACTATTGGATTCACTGGAAAGGTTAAATTTTAATGCGGTTGTGTTTCAGGTGCGGCCACAAGCGGATGCGCTGTATGCCAGTGAACTGGAGCCTTGGTCTTATTACCTGACGGGTGAACAGGGTAAGGCACCAGCACCATTTTACGATCCGCTAGAGTTTTGGATTCGCGAAGCGCATGCGCGTGGGATGGAGCTTCACGCCTGGCTGAACCCTTATCGGGCGCATCATACGAGTGGTGGTAAGGCACCAGGTGCTTCGTCGATTATCCACAAGATGCCGGAGTCGGTGGTACGACTGGAACAGGGCTATTGGTGGTTTGACCCGGCTTTGGAAAGTACGCAGGAACATTCGCTGGCTGTGGTGAAAGACATTGTGTCGCGCTATGACGTGGATGGGATTCATTTCGATGATTATTTTTATCCTTACGAATCATATAATGGAGGGAAGGATTTTCCGGATGATGTAAGTTGGGTCGCTTATCAGAAAAGTGGAGGGAAATTGTCGCGTGCCGACTGGCGTAGACAGAGTGTCAATGAGTTTATCCAAAAGGTGTATGCAGGAATCAAAGAGGTGAAGGAGGATGTGAAATTTGGGTTGAGCCCGTTTGGTATCTGGCGGCCTGGGTATCCGTCTTCGATTGCAGGAATGGATCAATATAATACGCTTTATGCGGATGCGAAGTTATGGCTTAACGAGGGTTGGGTGGATTATTTTTCTCCGCAACTGTATTGGCCGATTAATCGGATAGCCCAAAGTTTCCCAGTATTACTGAACTGGTGGCAGGAGCAAAACACACATCAACGTCACTTGTGGCCAGGGATCAATGTAGCTGCAGGTGGCCGTGGTGAAGATGGCGCCGATGAGGTGGAGAATCAGATCATGATTTCAAGGGGGATTACAGGAGAGAGTCCCGGTGTGGTTCATTGGAGTGTTGGGCCGCTTCTTCGGAATGATAGTTTAAAAGCGAGATTAGCACGCGGGGTATATAAAAATCAGGCTCTGGTACCGGTGACAGATTGGCTGAGTGCAGGTTCTTTAAAAAAGCCCGACGCGAGCGTTGAGAAAGCGACTGATTATATTACGGTTAAATGGGATGCTCCGGAAAAGGGGAAGTCGTTCCAGACGATAGTTTACTATCAGTACGGATCGGGTTGGGAATATCAGGTTATGGGTGAGAAATTTACGTCCTTGCGACTGGAACGGAAGCAGGCGTCAGGTGATCTAACCGCTGTGCAGCTTGCTTATGTTGATAAAAACGGTAGAATCGGTGAACTGTCAACTCTAGAACTGTAG